The DNA region TCTGTCGATTTCAGCAATCCTTCTCTTCCTGAAGCCGATCCCGGTGCTGGGCATTTCGATCTATAGTACAATCTGGATCATCTTTTTCGCCTATCTCGCACGCTTTCTCGTATTGGGATTGCGCCCCGTCGCGAGCGGCTTTCAACAGCTCGACATGTCGCTCGAAGAGGCCGCACAGGTCGCAGGCGCTTCGCTGCTCTTCCGGCTGCGCACCGTCATCGTGCCGCTCGTCGCGCCGGCGGCCGCGGCCGGCGCCATCCTGATCTTCCTGACCGCCTTCAACGAGCTCACCGTCTCGGCCCTCCTGTGGTCCTCGCGGGCCGAGACTCTCGGTGTCGTGGTGTTCTCATTCGAGCAGGGCGGGGAGAGCAACTACGCTGCCGCAATCTCCGTCCTGACGATCGTGGTGACATTGGGGATTCTGCTTTCGCTGGCCATCTTCGGCCGCCGCTTGCCGTCCGGGACCCTGCCATGGCGCGACTGACCGTCAACGCCGTTTCCAAGACCTATGGGGACGCAAAGGTGCTCGAGGACGTCTCGATCGATGTCCATGACGGGGAATTCCTCGCGGTGCTGGGCCCTTCCGGTTGCGGCAAGACGACGCTGCTGCGGCTGATCGCCGGATTCGAGCGCCTTTCACGAGGCAGCATCGACATCGCCGGACGCACCATGTCGTCCCTCGGCACCCATGTGCCGCCCGAGGAACGGCAGGTCGGCATCGTCTTTCAGTCCTACGCGCTGTGGCCGCATATGACGGTCGCAGACAATGTCGGATATTCCCTGCGGGTTGCCCGCACGGCAGCTACCGAAATCCGCAAGAAGGTGACCGAGGCGCTCTCGGTCGTCGGACTCTCGGGTTTCGAGAATCGGGCACCAGCTCAGCTCTCCGGCGGCCAGCGGCAGCGCGTCGCGCTGGCCCGTTGCCTCGTCCAGGCACCGAAGCTGGTGCTCTTGGACGAACCTCTCGCCAATCTCGACGTCCACCTGCGCGCCTCGATGCAAGACGAGTTCGCCGAGTTTCACCGACGCACCGGCAGCACCATGATCTACGTCACGCATGATCAGGCGGAAGCGATGGCGCTCGCCGACCGCATCGCCGTGATGCATGATGGCATGCTTGTGCAGCTTGCGACGCCGGTGGAGCTTCACAACAGGCCTGCGACCGAGATGATCGCGCGCTTCATCGGCGGGGGAAGTGTCGTCGATGCGGAGATGCGGACGAGCGGGACGGATGGGCACTGCGTCGTTCGCGTGCTCGGCGCGGATTTTCAGGCGCGTTGCGGCACGCGTCAGCCGGCGGGAGAAACCGTGAAGCTTGCGCTGTATCCCGGCGCCCTGAAGATCAGCGGGCCCGACGAGCCCGGCATCGCATGCCGGATTATCCGCGCCTTGTACCAAGGCGGGGGCTATCGCGTGGAGCTGGCGCCGGAAGCAGCGCCGAAAGCCCGCCTGGTCATGCAAATGGCCGAATCGGCGCAGCCGACCGAAGGCGAAGCCATCCGCATCGCGATCTGCGACAGTTGGATCATTCCCGGCGCATAGCGCAACAGTGCCTGAGGCTCCGCCGCCATGACGTCGGCGAAAAGGGCCGTAGCGCCGGAATCGGCAGCGAGTTCATGCCATGGGCTTGCACGACTCGGGTCCAAATGTCTAAAGGGTTCCTGACGGAAAAATGACAGGCGGGGGGTAGGTTTGACGTTGCCTAGGTTTGGCCGCCTCCTGGTGCTCACTCTCGGCTGCATCGCCTATCTGCTCGTCGCGGGCGAAGCTCTCTATCGCTTCACCGACGGCTACCGGTTCGACGTCGCAAAGCTCGAGCCACGTCCAAGGACCGATGCCGCGCCGCTCGACGATCACGCCGCGGAACGCGCCCTGGTGGAGGAAACCCGAATCGACCATAAGATCGATCCCGACCTGTTCTTCTCTCCCCCGGCCATGCTCGACAAGCCGGCAAATCCCGAGATCGCGGAAAGGGCCAAAATCAATACGGACATGTACGGCGAGGAGAATTTCATCTGGAACGATGCCTATCTCCGCAATCTGCCGCCGGAAACTTGGTTGAGGAAGCAGAAAACCGACATCGTTTTTGCATTTCGGTCCTATGACGGATCGACCCATCCGAAGTTCCGTTTGTATCCAGATACGCAATCCACCCTGGGGACAACAAACCATTTCGGCTGGTTCTCGCCGGACACCACCGTCGACAAGCCCGGCGACACTATCCGGATCGCCATCATCGGCGACTCGACAGCGCAGAATACGATTGCACTCTATCTCCAAGGCTTTCTCAATGCGTGGTCGACCCGATCGGGTGCGCGATATAGATTTGAGGTTCTCAACGCCGCAAGGCAGGGTCTTCTTCAACAAGACTTCATCCGGATCTTGAAATACGAGGTCGCACCGGTGACGCCGGACTACGTCATCTTTACTGAGGCGCCGACCATTCTTTACCAAAAGGGGAAGCTTTGGACGGCCAGTCCGGCAATCGACACCGCAAGACCCTTGCCCCGGCGGCCTTTTTGGCTTGTCCGCGAGGCACATCGTCTCTTGAAGGCGCCCGCGCGCTGGTCCGCATTGGCCGAGCGCATCCTCAAGGCTTTGGACGACACTTTGCCGGGGGAACCCGAACGGGAACCCTCGAAGCCTGCCGTAGAGCTGAACCCGCCCTTGAATATGGCTGGGCCGCCGACGCTCGATGATGCCCGGACCTCCCCGTTCTTCCGTTCCTATCTGGATGATCTCGATCAGCTGACGGCGACCAGCGCCGACGCACACATCATCCCGATCTTCACAACCGATCGGGCCTGCGCCTATCCGGGCATGGCGGTCAGTCGAGCGCTCAATCCCTTTCTGTTCGGTTCGATAAACGGTCCGGATTATTGGCCGCTGACTTACCGGCAGATGCAGCGCGTCCTTCGCTTCAACAATCAGGTCATCACGCGATGGGCCGCCCTCAAAGGCGTCAACCTGATCGATGTCGAAGCGATGACGCCGAAGAAGCCCGAACTGTGCCGCGATTTAGTGCATGACATTCCGCTCGGCCAGCATCTGCGCGCCTGGCTGATGTTCCAGAAGCTGGCGCGGATCATCAAGGCGGATGCCGCCGCAGGACGCGTCCCGAGGCCCGGCAGCGGACGCAGCAATCATCCAGTCTTGGACGAGCCGATATATCGGCTGGATCGCCTGGATGTGCTTGCCGGCTTAAAGGCCCCGTCGTCGAATTAGAGTGGCCCTCGACTCGCTCCTGAAGCCGTGATGTGATCCACGACCACAGATTGATGCAAAGCAGGAGCTGATCATGATCACTCTCGTGATGATGGCTGGGCTTTTGATGGCCGAACCACTGGCGAATTCGTCGATCGGACCTGGGACCGATCGGATCAAGCTGGCCCAATATGACAGCCGGAGCGGCGACTATGTCGGCACCGGCCGTCATTTCGGCAAGGGTTGGGCGCACTCGAAACAGCGGGGCAGCTACAGGGGAACGGGTCGCAATTTCGGCGGCGGCTTTGAAAGCAGCGGCAAGGGCAAGCGTTGGACCGGCACCGGCAGCCGTTTCGGCGGCGGCTACGATGTGCAGGGCGGCAGCAAGCGCATCGTCGGCACCGGCACGAATTTCGGCCGAGGCTGGGAGCGCTCCGGAAATGAATGGGTCGGCACCGGCGAGAATTTCGGCAAGCGATGCCCGGCGCGGCCGGGTTCGAGCTTCGTCCCCTGCATGTGACTGCCATTGCTAGCGGCTTCGACGACAAAGGGCAGGATTCTCTGCGTCACGGCCGATGGCAAGTGAGGGGCAAACATGAAGAACCTCCCGATGAAGGTAAGCGCGATCGGCCTCATCCTGATGGTCGGTGCTTTGTCCGCGTCGGCGGCGCCGAAGCGCGCAAAGCTCGTCGATCCACTTCGCGCGAAATGCATTCCCCTGGTTCAGGCGCAGATATGCCTTCCCAAGGGAACCGGAGGCTTCAATTGCCCGGAGACTTTCGAGCAGGAGATCGATGTCTGCGTGAAGCAAAATGGGAAATACCCCTAAGAGGCCGAGGGCCCGGCCGCGAGATCGGGGTGGCGTCCCGGGCGACCAAGCGGCCCCTCAGCGGGTCGGCGCCCGAGCAGCTAGGGCGCCGCTCCAGCTTTCCCGCGGCCTCACGCATCCTCACATAGGAGGCGTCGAGCCTCGAATGCCAATATAGGCTTTCATGATCCTGTAGATGCGCGACGTCGAAAAGACCTTCCATCGTCCGAGCTGCGCCAAGGTCTCGTCCCGCTGCAGCGCCCATTCGTTGTTTTCTGCTTCCAACACATTGCAGCGTTCCTTGAGCGCGGCGATCTGGGCTGAAAGAGCCTCTCGCTCGATGCCAGCCTGCCGCGCTTGATCCTCGATAATCTCGCCACCCGGTTCCGATACGCCGTCCGGTCGCTGCTCTTTCATGAGCAAGGCATCTTCCTCGATAATGTCGATGGAGTGATCGAGGAACTTCACGCCTGATTTGGACATCGAGCGCGCATATCGCGACCGCAGGAATTCCGACCATTTGGCCCTGGACGGTTCGCCGCTGGTCAACAGCAACTTGTTCGGAACCATGGCGAAGGGCAGCAGGGTTCCGCCCTTCGATAGATAGTCGAACACCCCCGAGATGACACCGAGCCAATGCGACGACAGGACATCATCGACGGCGACGATGGCTCCTGCCTTCACCGTCTGCTCGGCGATCCTGAGGTCATTCAACGTTGCCTCTCGCGTATGCGAACCGTCGATCGAGAAGAAACGAATGCTGCCGGCATGTTGCTCCGGCCAGTGCATGGCTGGGAGGTCGAGGCTCGATTCCTGGATGATCTCCGGCACCTTGCCAGGCGCATAGATGCGCATATTGTCAAGGAAG from Rhizobiales bacterium GAS188 includes:
- a CDS encoding carbohydrate ABC transporter ATP-binding protein, CUT1 family is translated as MARLTVNAVSKTYGDAKVLEDVSIDVHDGEFLAVLGPSGCGKTTLLRLIAGFERLSRGSIDIAGRTMSSLGTHVPPEERQVGIVFQSYALWPHMTVADNVGYSLRVARTAATEIRKKVTEALSVVGLSGFENRAPAQLSGGQRQRVALARCLVQAPKLVLLDEPLANLDVHLRASMQDEFAEFHRRTGSTMIYVTHDQAEAMALADRIAVMHDGMLVQLATPVELHNRPATEMIARFIGGGSVVDAEMRTSGTDGHCVVRVLGADFQARCGTRQPAGETVKLALYPGALKISGPDEPGIACRIIRALYQGGGYRVELAPEAAPKARLVMQMAESAQPTEGEAIRIAICDSWIIPGA
- a CDS encoding Methyltransferase domain-containing protein, whose amino-acid sequence is MTNSATHYLLSGFDRIAGWLNPTTAHIMAALADRQRRDGMEGDIAEIGVHHGKSFLALANSIAAGEKLFAIDVFEDQHKNTDKSGSGSRQAFLDNMRIYAPGKVPEIIQESSLDLPAMHWPEQHAGSIRFFSIDGSHTREATLNDLRIAEQTVKAGAIVAVDDVLSSHWLGVISGVFDYLSKGGTLLPFAMVPNKLLLTSGEPSRAKWSEFLRSRYARSMSKSGVKFLDHSIDIIEEDALLMKEQRPDGVSEPGGEIIEDQARQAGIEREALSAQIAALKERCNVLEAENNEWALQRDETLAQLGRWKVFSTSRIYRIMKAYIGIRGSTPPM